A segment of the Calditrichota bacterium genome:
ATCTCTTCCTTCTTGAGCTTCTTGTTCCCCTCGATCTCCACTTTCTCCAACCGCGGGTACTCGCTCACTTTGATGCTGAGGAAGACCCCATCGGCCACTTCGCGATCGAGCAGGATCTGCACGTCCGAAAAAATATCCAAGCTCCAGAGCTGCCGAATGGCGTTCTGAATGTCGTCGCTGGTGATCTGGTTGCCCACCGTGAGGCCGGAACTGAGGCGGATCATGTTCCCGTCCGCGGTCTTGTTGCCTTCCACCGACAGGCCCAGCAGTTTGACGCTGCGCTTGCCTGTCTGGCCCAAGAGCGCGTTGCCATTGACCATCAGCATGACCAGCGCCAGGCCGGCGATGAGCACTTTGAGGGGTCGAAACCTCACAATCCTACCTCCATTTCTTGCGCTGTCAATGTACAAAATCCCGAGAAAATTGCCAAGGAAAAAAGTGCCTTTCCCATGGCGCTCAGAAGGGGAACCAGTGCCTGATCCATAGACGGGTATCGTCCTTGCGCCACAGCAGCAGTCCGTCGTAATCGTACTCCATTTCGATCAGCAGCTTCGGGTTGATGCGCAGTTCCAGGCCAAGGGTGTGATGCAGGCCCAGGCCCGGCACCTGGTACCGATAGTCAAGCCCCGACTCGAGCTGGCCGGTGTAGACCAAATACAGGTCGTCGCTCAGGTACTTGCCCACGGTCAAGCGACTGCTGCGGAGCAGGTAGAGCTTGCTGGGCATGGGCGTGGTCGCCAAGTTCATCTCGATCAGATTGCGCGTCAGGCGAGAGCTGAGGCGCACCACGTCCAGGCCAAGGTAACGTTCCAGGCGGCGTTCAAAAGGCCGGAAAAGGGGACGGAAGACTAGATTGTCGGCGCTGATGCCGATGACATCCACGGTCTTTTGGCGCAGACGTTCAGGCGTGTAGCCCAAGCTGGCGAGGAGCTGCGCCTCGTTGCTCCCCAGCGCGGCGTTGTCGGAGGAGAGCTGGAAGCGCAGCTCATCCCAGCGCGCGCGGTAGCGCTGGTCCAGCACCCGCTCATCGACTCGCCGCCCCTCCAGCGCCCGGTCCACGGTGGCCAGGGTAAGATAGATCTGCGAGGGGATGCCGTTGGAATCGGCAACCGTCGTGTAGGCCCTGCCGTAGACCACCGGCACTAACGTGTTGCGATCGAATTCGATGCCCGCCTGCTCCAGGCGGAAGTTCATGTCCAAGTACTCCACCGTGCCGCGGGTCGACCTGAGCTCGCCCTCGATGCGGAAAGTTTCGTCGCGCAGCTGTCCGGTGAAGCGCAGGCCCCCGTAGCGCTCATCCAGGTCCAGCGTCACGTACACATTGTCCAGGCCGCCTGGCAGCTTCTTCACATAGCGGGTGTTGGTGCCCGGAACCACGCGCAGATCCCATTCCACCATTTCCAGCAGCTGGGTCACCTCCGGGCTCACCCCCTGGCCGCCGCCGTTGAAGGGGTATCCGAAGCGCACGCCATGGAGCACCATGGTGCCGTACAGGATAGGCCGCTCTGCAGGGCCGGCTATGCAGAAGCGGTCATTACTGCCGTAACCCAGCAGCTGGAACCGCCCATACTCGCCAGGCTCCATGAGCCCAGGAATACTGAGCACCACGCCGTCCGGGGAGGTTTCCACCACGAGGATGCCGAGGCTGACGCCGAGGTCTTCTAGTTCAAATGGCTGCAGTGCCCGGCGATATTCCTTGCCCACTGCCGGCACATTGTAGATGACGAAGGGCTCGCCTCCCATGAGGCCGCGCAACTCGCTCACCTCCACAAAGCGGCTCTCTGGGTGCAACCGCAACGTCCCCTGCAGCTCCTTGACCACTGGCACGACCGAGGCAAAGCGCAGCACCCCGCGCTCGATGTTCAGCTCTCCCTGTTCGAGACGCGGCGCTGCCAAGGTGCCGCCGATGCGCAGATGCAGGGTACCACGGCTCTTCGCCTCCTTGACGAAACCGCTCGCTTCGTCCACCAAAGCCAGCGGATCCCCCTGTCCAGCGATCTCCACGGACATCGGGTCCGTGAGGTTCAAAGGCAGCGCTCCTTTGCCCTGAATGCCGAAGGCCCCCTTCCGGACCAGGCGCAGCACAGGCATCCAGGCGTAGTCGCGTCCGCTCGCTCCGTCGGGAACGACCTCTGGCCGCCCTGCCAAGACCAGGCGCAAGGTGTCGAAAGCGACGCCCAAGAGCTGGCCCTCCACCAACGTCGCGTCGCCGTTGACCGTCACGCCTTGCGGTCCGCCCTGCACCAGGAGGTGGAGGTTAGCCTGCCCTCTTATCACCTCCGTCTTCCCGGTCGCCGCCGCAACGACGGTCGCAAGGTCGACGTCAGCCCCGGTCAGTCTCAGCTGTGCAATGCGCCGGCCTGGTCCAAGCAGGCCCTCGGCGCTGACGATCTGCCGAGAGCCATGGCGGATGGCCAGTTGGCGGAGGGAGGCAGTCGAATCCTGCACTTGAAAGGCAACTTCCCCAGCGAAAGGCCCCTGCCGATGGAAATAGGCGCTGGCAAGCTGTAGTGCGCCCTCGATGCGCGGCGATCTCGTCGATCCGCCCAGGCTGATCTCGCCGGACAGCTGACCCTGGACTACCGTATCCGCGAGCAGCGCGAAATACTCCAGAGGTGCCCCCCGCAGACGCAGGCGCCCCTGTATTTTGCCTCCCTCGATCTTGAGCCCGCCGGTGACCGATTCGCCCAGCATGAGGCGGCTCAGCTCCACCACCCCCTTGCGGAGGTTCAGTTCCAGCACGCCATCAACCGGCTCCCGGTCCACGGGGAAGAACTTCGTACTGCTGCGCCAGGAGCGACGCTGTTTGCTGCCAAGGAGCACCCCGCTTGCGCTCAGAAGTGGGTGGACGAGGTCGTTGGCGTCCCGCCACCGCCCCTCCACAAGGGTGGCGAGGCTGTCGCTGCGGCCGCGCAGCGCCACATCGCACTCAAGGCGGCGGAGTTGCGCGCGGGCCGGTAGCTTCCACAAGACCGAGGCCGGCCCCTGCAGGTTCTGTCCCTCGATGGAGAGCTGCCGTCCGCGCACTGCTGCCTGGAGACGCAAACCGCCCGGGCCCTGGGCTATCACTTCTGTCGTGCGGTCCGCGTAAGCCAGCGTCCCTTGCATAGGCACGGCCGCCCCGTGCTCGTCCAGCAGAGTCAGGCCGAACCGACCGCGCACCCATGGGGCAGCCACTGAGCCACCAACCTCCACGGCGAACGAATCCGGACAGCTGGCCACAGCCGCAGCGAGTGCACGGCGGAGCTCACCAGCCGCATCCCCACGGCCGCGGAGCTGCGCCTGGAGCTGTGCTCCCGCCTGGGTGAAGGTCACCGTTGCCGCGCCTTCGACACTATTCCCGAAGCAGTTCAGCCGCAGGTGCCGAACCCTGAGCACCGAGTCCGCATAGGAGAAACCGACCTGTGCCTGTCTGGCCGCGACTGCCCCCACTTTGAGGCGCGGAAAAGACGCCCAGCCGCTGGCCCGCAAGGAGTCCAGGCGCCCCTGCAAGGCCACCTCCAGGGTCGCCTTGCCGGAGAGCCGCACCTTAGCCGAGGGAGCCACGACAGGGGCCAGCGTCTCCAGCTCGATGCCCCGGCCGCTGAGCACCAGGTCCAACTGGGGCCGCAGCAAGTCCCACAGGCGCCCTCGTAGGGTGAGCTCCGCCTTTTGCGCCATCCCTTGCGCGGCGAGCTCCAAGGTGTCACCCTTGCTGTCGATGGCAACGGAGAGATCGTCCAACGCCACCTCGGTGCCGCGCAGGAGCACGCTGCCTTCGGAAAGTCGCAGTGAGCCGGTCAACGCCAGCCCCCAGGGCCAGTTCGGGGCTGATCGCACCGCGAAGGATCCCTCGATGTTTCCCTTCTGAGGAACTATCTGCCCTTTCGCCAGGGGCGGGACTTTGCTCACGTCATAAGCGTGCAGGGCGACCTCCGCCTGCTCCAGCTTCAGGCTCGTCAGGTCGAGGATCCCGTGCAGGTCGAGGTTTCGCCCCCGGGAGGAGAAGAGCTTTCCGGTCAAATGGAAAGAGGCGCGGGTGCCCTGATCGGCCACGGCCATCCCTTCAGCATCCCGCACTACCACCAGCTGCTGTCCTGTGCTGTCGGCAAGGATAATCTGTCCGCCGCTGATCGTGAGTCCCCTCAGGAGAGCGAATGGCTTCTGGCCAGCAGCGGGGGGAGAAGGCTGCAGCTGTGGCGCACTGGGTGCCAGCGGGGCCTTGCTGGTGGCCGACTGCCGGCGGATAGTCAAACGAGGATTGACAACGAGGGCGTTGCCCCCCATTTGCGCGGACTCGAGTCCCCCCAACAGGAGGCGCACCAGACTGAAGCCGAGGCGCACCTCGTCAGCATGCAGGAGAAAGGTGCGACGGTCAAGCTGTACGTCGCGAAGGTGGAGCGTACCAAAGCCCACCTCCACGTGGCCCACCGAGAGGCCTTCGCCCAGTGCAGGCCTGACCGACTCGATCACCAAGTTGCGGATGTGCTGGCTGGCACCGCTGATCCGCCAGCCGTAGTAGGCCACCAATCCCACCACCGCCAGCACAGCCACCACCAGCAACACCCAGCGACGTTCACGCATGGCGCCTCATCACAAGGGAGACTCCAGAAAACCAACACTTAAACCGAGCCCTGTCGGGCAAAGTTCCGACCCCAACTGCCAAGGTTTTAGGAAGCTGCGCACAAGACCACCACAGGTATTCCGCACATGGGGTAAGATCGCGAAGAAGCGGAGCGCTGGAGGGAGACCCCGCGGTCACTGCCTCGGCTGGAGCACCGGGGCGTCAGCCGTCGACGAGCTGTTCGCTCACTCGCCCAAAACGACGCTCCCTGCGCTGATAGGCCTCAATTGCGGCGAAGAACTCTGCCTTGCGGAAATCTGGCCAAAGCACATCAGTCACGTAGATTTCGGTGTAGGCCAGCTGCCAGAGCAAGAAGTTGCTGATGCGCAGCTCACCGCTGGTCCTGATGAGCAGATCGGGGTCAGGAATGTCCCGCGTGTACAGACAACGCGAGACCGTGGCCTCATCGATCTGCTCTGGCTTCAGCTCACCGCGCAGGGCAGCGGCGGCAATGGCCTTTACTGCGTCCACGATCTCCACGCGGCCACCGTAGCTCAGCGCTAAGTTGACCGTCAAGCCTGTGTTCTTGCTCAGGCGCTGCACCGTGGCCATCACGCCGCGGCGAGCCGCAGGCGGAAGGTCTTCGATGTGGCCGATGGTCATCAGGCGCACGTTGTTCTTGTCTAACTCGTCCACTTCGCTGCGGATGGTGTCAAGCAGCAGCCGCATGAGGGCCGAGACTTCGTTGCGCGGCCGCCGCCAATTCTCCGTGGAAAAGGTGTAGAGCGTCAGCACCTGGATGCCCAGCTCGCCGCAGGCCTCCACCACCGCGCGCACCGAGTTTATCCCTTCTCGATGGCCCGCCACGCGCGGCAAGCCCCTCTGCTTGGCCCAACGACCATTGCCGTCCATGATGACGGCCACGTGGCGCGGCAGCCCGCCGCGCCGCTTAATCCGCTCTCGGACTATTTCAAGTTCGTCACCCACCGCCACATGCCTCAACAAGATACTTTCAACTGCTGAAAAGAAGTTACGCGAAACACTGCTCAAAATCAAGGGAAAACTGTACCCTAACCTTGGACCCGCGCGCCCCAAGAACGATCATAGACGTGCCGCGCTACCAACAAAAAGGCCCCGCGCACGCGGGGCCTCGCACGCCAATTTCTGCTTGCGGCTACTTGCGCAGCTCAGCCGCGCGGTCAAAGGCCTTCTCTCCATCCTCGCGGCGGCCACAGTTCACATAGGCCACGCCGAGGTTGTACCACGCGTTCGCATTCTCCGGCTTGAGCTGTACTGCCTTCTCCAAATAGGGGATGGCACCGCAGTGATACTTCTCGATCTCCTTCTTCAGGGCGTCGATCTCTTTGTCCGTGAAGCGCTTCCCCTTCTCCTCTTCCTCTACCGCTCGCTTTCTGATCTGATCGCCGATGCTCAAGTAGGCGTTGCCCACGTTCACCAAGGCGTCGGCGTCGTTGGGGTTTTTCTCGATCACCTTCTCAAACTGCGCGATTGCCTGCTCGTAGTTGCCGCGCAAATAGTGCAAGCGGCCAAGGTTGAAAAGGAGATCTGCATTGTCTGGCTGTTGCTGCAAGGCCTTCTCGTACTCGCCCAGCGCCTTGTCGCCCTCGCCCATGTAGTCGTAGGCCAAGGCCTTGCTGGCGATGGCATCGACGTCGGTGGCATCCAGCTCCAGCCGCCGGTCAGCAACCCTCAGCACCTGCGGATACTCCTCAGCCTGCATGTAGAGCGAGGTCAGAGAGCGATAGGCGTCCTTATCATTTGGGGCAAGCTCCACCACCTTCTCGTACATGGCAATAGCTCGCTGCAGACTGTCCAGTTGCACATAGGTGTAGCCCAGGTTCTTGTAGGCCTCAATGTGGTTCGGATCGATGACAAGACAGGTCTGGAAGTCGTTCTTGGCTGCCTCGAGCTGTCCGGCGTTCACCTTCTTGACGCCATTGTTGAAATAGGACACCCAATGTCGCTCGATTTCGTGCTTAATGCGCGGCTCAAAACGAGGCGAAATGGCCAGCGAGGCGTCAAACTCTCTGCGCATCCCCTGGAAATCCCCGCGCTGCGCGTAGGCCTGCCCCAACAGGAAATGGGCTTCTGCGTCCTGGGGATAGAGCTTCACCGCCATCTCTAACTGCTCAGTCGCTTTGGCCCAGTCGTCTTGCTGGATGTACACCTTGGCCGACGTTACTTCCTTGGACTGGCACCCCAACAGGACAAGGCTTGCTCCCAGAAGCACCAGCACCCCGACAGCGATCAACCGTTTCTGCATCTTGCATCTCCCTCATGAGAATGAGACTTTTCCACCCCCGCCAATGACGGCGAAATATACGGCAAAACTCTTACTAAATCAAGCACTATTTCGCAGCTTTTCCGCAAACGGCGGGGTGATCACTCCTTTTTCGGTGATGATGGCACTCACCAGCTCGTGCGGCGTCACGTCAAAGGCGGGGTTATAGACCTTGATGCCTGCCGGCGCAATTTGCACCCCAAAGCCGGAGATGAGCTCTTCCGCGCCCCGCTCTTCGATGGGAATGTCGGCGCCGGTGGCTGTCTCCAAGTCCAGCGTCGAGCTCGGCGCCGCAACGTAGAACGGAATCTGATGACACCTGGCTACCACCGCCAGGTTGTACGTGCCCACCTTGTTGGCCACATCACCGTTGGCGGCGATGCGGTCCGCCCCCACCAGAACGCAGTCCACCCGCCCCTGCTGGATGAGGAAAGCCGCGGCCGCGTCACAAATCAGGGTGACGTCGAAGCCGGCCTGGAGCAGCTCCCAGGCAGTGAGGCGCGCGCCCTGCAGCAGTGGCCTGGTCTCATCCACGTACACGGTGACCTTTTTGCGC
Coding sequences within it:
- a CDS encoding isoprenyl transferase, which translates into the protein MDGNGRWAKQRGLPRVAGHREGINSVRAVVEACGELGIQVLTLYTFSTENWRRPRNEVSALMRLLLDTIRSEVDELDKNNVRLMTIGHIEDLPPAARRGVMATVQRLSKNTGLTVNLALSYGGRVEIVDAVKAIAAAALRGELKPEQIDEATVSRCLYTRDIPDPDLLIRTSGELRISNFLLWQLAYTEIYVTDVLWPDFRKAEFFAAIEAYQRRERRFGRVSEQLVDG
- a CDS encoding tetratricopeptide repeat protein — translated: MQKRLIAVGVLVLLGASLVLLGCQSKEVTSAKVYIQQDDWAKATEQLEMAVKLYPQDAEAHFLLGQAYAQRGDFQGMRREFDASLAISPRFEPRIKHEIERHWVSYFNNGVKKVNAGQLEAAKNDFQTCLVIDPNHIEAYKNLGYTYVQLDSLQRAIAMYEKVVELAPNDKDAYRSLTSLYMQAEEYPQVLRVADRRLELDATDVDAIASKALAYDYMGEGDKALGEYEKALQQQPDNADLLFNLGRLHYLRGNYEQAIAQFEKVIEKNPNDADALVNVGNAYLSIGDQIRKRAVEEEEKGKRFTDKEIDALKKEIEKYHCGAIPYLEKAVQLKPENANAWYNLGVAYVNCGRREDGEKAFDRAAELRK
- the mtnA gene encoding S-methyl-5-thioribose-1-phosphate isomerase, whose amino-acid sequence is LKETRPTGVNLSWALQRMRAVVGRNPSRLVSEITRLLVKEAMAIMEEDRKMCERIGQHGAALLPAQVSVLTHCNAGALATAGYGTALGVLYAAREMRKKVTVYVDETRPLLQGARLTAWELLQAGFDVTLICDAAAAFLIQQGRVDCVLVGADRIAANGDVANKVGTYNLAVVARCHQIPFYVAAPSSTLDLETATGADIPIEERGAEELISGFGVQIAPAGIKVYNPAFDVTPHELVSAIITEKGVITPPFAEKLRNSA
- a CDS encoding translocation/assembly module TamB domain-containing protein; the protein is MRERRWVLLVVAVLAVVGLVAYYGWRISGASQHIRNLVIESVRPALGEGLSVGHVEVGFGTLHLRDVQLDRRTFLLHADEVRLGFSLVRLLLGGLESAQMGGNALVVNPRLTIRRQSATSKAPLAPSAPQLQPSPPAAGQKPFALLRGLTISGGQIILADSTGQQLVVVRDAEGMAVADQGTRASFHLTGKLFSSRGRNLDLHGILDLTSLKLEQAEVALHAYDVSKVPPLAKGQIVPQKGNIEGSFAVRSAPNWPWGLALTGSLRLSEGSVLLRGTEVALDDLSVAIDSKGDTLELAAQGMAQKAELTLRGRLWDLLRPQLDLVLSGRGIELETLAPVVAPSAKVRLSGKATLEVALQGRLDSLRASGWASFPRLKVGAVAARQAQVGFSYADSVLRVRHLRLNCFGNSVEGAATVTFTQAGAQLQAQLRGRGDAAGELRRALAAAVASCPDSFAVEVGGSVAAPWVRGRFGLTLLDEHGAAVPMQGTLAYADRTTEVIAQGPGGLRLQAAVRGRQLSIEGQNLQGPASVLWKLPARAQLRRLECDVALRGRSDSLATLVEGRWRDANDLVHPLLSASGVLLGSKQRRSWRSSTKFFPVDREPVDGVLELNLRKGVVELSRLMLGESVTGGLKIEGGKIQGRLRLRGAPLEYFALLADTVVQGQLSGEISLGGSTRSPRIEGALQLASAYFHRQGPFAGEVAFQVQDSTASLRQLAIRHGSRQIVSAEGLLGPGRRIAQLRLTGADVDLATVVAAATGKTEVIRGQANLHLLVQGGPQGVTVNGDATLVEGQLLGVAFDTLRLVLAGRPEVVPDGASGRDYAWMPVLRLVRKGAFGIQGKGALPLNLTDPMSVEIAGQGDPLALVDEASGFVKEAKSRGTLHLRIGGTLAAPRLEQGELNIERGVLRFASVVPVVKELQGTLRLHPESRFVEVSELRGLMGGEPFVIYNVPAVGKEYRRALQPFELEDLGVSLGILVVETSPDGVVLSIPGLMEPGEYGRFQLLGYGSNDRFCIAGPAERPILYGTMVLHGVRFGYPFNGGGQGVSPEVTQLLEMVEWDLRVVPGTNTRYVKKLPGGLDNVYVTLDLDERYGGLRFTGQLRDETFRIEGELRSTRGTVEYLDMNFRLEQAGIEFDRNTLVPVVYGRAYTTVADSNGIPSQIYLTLATVDRALEGRRVDERVLDQRYRARWDELRFQLSSDNAALGSNEAQLLASLGYTPERLRQKTVDVIGISADNLVFRPLFRPFERRLERYLGLDVVRLSSRLTRNLIEMNLATTPMPSKLYLLRSSRLTVGKYLSDDLYLVYTGQLESGLDYRYQVPGLGLHHTLGLELRINPKLLIEMEYDYDGLLLWRKDDTRLWIRHWFPF